From the genome of Miscanthus floridulus cultivar M001 chromosome 10, ASM1932011v1, whole genome shotgun sequence, one region includes:
- the LOC136486871 gene encoding N-alpha-acetyltransferase MAK3-like, producing MSSATSSAAAAAAGGSEGSGEIAYVSYGGEQYLPLVMSLVDEELSEPYTIFTYRYFVYLWPQLTFLAFDARDGKCVGTVVCKMGEHRGAFRGYIAMLVVLKPYRGRGIATELVTRSIRVMMESGCEEVTLEAEVTNKGALALYGRLGFIRAKRLYRYYLNGVDAFRLKLLFPRPDPGLPPMMIGNDRDDQKMDSPYL from the exons ATGTCGTCGGccacctcctccgccgccgccgccgccgccggcggtagCGAAGGAAGCGGGGAGATCGCGTACGTGAGCTACGGCGGGGAGCAGTACCTGCCGCTGGTGATGTCGCTGGTCGACGAGGAGCTCAGCGAGCCCTACACCATCTTCACCTACCGCTACTTCGTCTACCTCTGGCCACAGCTCACCTTCCTG GCGTTCGATGCCAGGGATGGCAAGTGCGTGGGGACGGTCGTGTGCAAGATGGGGGAGCACAGGGGTGCATTCAGGGGCTACATCGCCATGCTCGTCGTCCTCAAGCCCTACCGAGGGAGGGGAATAG CAACTGAGCTCGTTACTAGATCAATTCGGGTAATGATGGAGTCTGGCTGTGAGGAG GTGACACTTGAAGCAGAAGTTACTAATAAGGGTGCCCTTGCTCTCTATGGTCGCCTGGGGTTTATCCGAGCAAAGAGACTGTACAGATACTATCTAAATGGTGTAGACGCTTTTCGGCTGAAACTACTGTTTCCACGCCCTGATCCTGGCCTGCCTCCAATGATGATTGGCAATGACAGGGATGACCAGAAGATGGATTCTCCCTACTTGTGA